The nucleotide sequence ATATGTTTCCTCCTCAGGGAATGCGATTGCATCTATATCGTAGTCCACAGCAAACGTCTCCACCTTTACATAATCTTTACCTCGCGGTCGTGCACAGCCCAGGTTTATAGGTATATTACTAAATGTATCCCTAGCAAATCTTAGGGCAGTAATGAGTTCCTCAGGAGATGGCTGGTTTCCATTGTACATGGGTGTCCCAAGTAATGGCATTAACCCAACAATAATTATGGCGTCCGGTTCAACCTCTTTTAGTAATCTTATAGCCTCTAAATCACCTTTGATACCTTTTGTACTTAGACCAACTATGACATGAGGCACTATCTTAATTCCAGCCTGTTTAAGATATTTAAAGGAGTTCAGATAATCGTCTACCGTAAATGGTTGCCTCAGAACTTCTTTAATAGTTGTGTTATCTGAGACCATATCAAGTAAAGCCACCTTAACACCAGCTTCCTTGAGCTTAACTGCTATATCTTGGCTCCTTACCACCCCGGTATGGGCTATGATTGTAAGCTTATCCGCGTACTTGGAAATAACGTGTCCGTATTTCCATAAAGGAACGTCTCCTCTGATCGTAGAGCCACCTGAGAGTATTATCCCCTTATCTCCTGCCTTAACAGCTCTTTCTAGTTCCCTTGTGAGCTTCTCTTCACTAGACCCATCTATCATAGTCTCTAAAACCCTTCTACCACAATGTTTACAATTAAAGGCACAATATTTACCTGTGACAGAAATGGACTTCCATCCATTACTAGAAGAGATAAAATCAGTCTCATACCTTTTCAAATTAGGAGCGTAAATAAACAGTGGTCTCATTTTAACGCCTCCTTCATTAAGTTTATTAGATCTTCTTGCGTAATCCCCAATATCTTTACATTCTTGTACCATTCCTTGATCTCATTATCTATATCCTCTACTCTACTCCATTTCAGCCTTGCCTCTAAGTCATAGATTGCAGTCCTAGGTTCCACAAAGAAGTCTCCTGTAATAAGCACAGACTGAATTAGATTCTCTCCAGCCAATTTAATCTGCACTTTTACTAGACCTCCAGGGAGCTTCCTTTCTAAATACCTAATGTTGTCACCCTCTAACGGCTTTCTCATACCGAATATCCACTCAGGGGATGAGTACTTCCTAGCCAACCTATTTATGGTCTCAGTTTCTTCCTTATGGTAAGTAGATTCTTTTAACTCAACTCCCAAGGCTTCAGAAAATCCCTCCTTGGCTATTTTTATTAAGTCCACCATATCTATACTAGAAGTTAACTCCTTGTTAATCCATGTTAATCTGTCCTTAAAGTCCTTAGACAGTTTATCCTTTAATTTCTCAGATGTCAACTTAAGCACTGATACCATTGCATCGACATCAAAGTCTAAGAGAATTGTACCAGTGACACCCATATATCTTCCCTCCGAGAATGCACCTATCCCAGATATTTTTCTCCCTTTAATTTCTACATCATTTTTTGGTCTGAAATTTGCACTTATACCTAATTTTCCCAGTGTCCTTATTACACCCTCTGCACCTAGTCTCATGGCATTATCTGGAGTCTCTCCCAGGAGACTTTTGTCTGCATAAATTTCCCATCCTAATTGCCACGGTCCCATTATTATAGTCCCGCCTCCTGTGGGTCTCCTACCAACATCCCAATTCTTACGGCGCACTTCCTCTAGATTTACCTCCTGCTCAACTGTTTGATGATATCCTATTAGGACAGCTGGAGGGTCAAATATGACGAACCTGAGCACAGGACTACTTCCAGAGGCTACAGATAACAGAAGTGCTTCCTCGCCTGCAAGAATATAGTCTTGACTATTTCTTTCGACAATAAATCTGAATTCTCTCATTAATATTTGCTTTAGTTTAGTAAATATAAAAATCTATCCTTAAAATCTTTTCAAAAGAAAAAGTAAGTTGTAAGAAATTATTAAGTTTTTAAGAAATGCGGTTTTACACCAAGTTCAGGTGAAATTATAAGGGGAATTTGAGATAAAAATACCATGAAAGTGGTTTGCCCTGTGTGTAACAGGCTTTTTGAAGCTGAATGCACACCATATAGACAATCTCACCAAGAAATTTTATACTATTTTGATACTGAAATATGTATGTTAGCGTTCCTTAAGGAACCAGAGAGATTTGTGTATAAGTGCAGAAAAGAGGAAACCTAGTAAAAATCAAAGATGCCTAACAGTCATAGATCAGTACCATAAACCCCTCTTCATACTATCTAACTTGGTATATAGAGCTATCTGGAGGTATCTAAATACCTCAATTGTAAATTTAACTGCAGTGTCTTCATCATAGGAATTTAATTTAGAAATGAGCTCTGTTATCATCCTACTCATATCGTTCATAGTGGTCTTCTCCATATCGTATTGGTTCAACTGAAGAATCTCGAGTATTTCGCTTTTAGTCTTAGCCTGTTTTAGCCTTTGATATATCTTGATTACGACTCCCTCTTTCTCTTTTCCAAAAAGAGCATCTTGAGGATTCCTGAGCCATCTAGCATAGGTAGCTGCTAACCTCTTTGCCTCATTCTCTATGGACATGATTTTATTTTCATCACAGTTAAATAAAAATTTTCAATCTCTTCAACGAGCCTAGTGCGCTTAGCAGGTCATTTGACATAATAAAAGGGGAATATTTAGAGCAATCATAGTATCTGTTCACACAAACTACTTTTATCCTTGAATCAAAAAACCTGGCTGAAAGTAAATCTAGGGGCGAAGAACCAATCATAACGACGTCTAAGGGATCCCATTCAGTTATTTTAAATAAGATCTCAAAAGGCTCCTTCGAAGGCTTCGTTTTTCCAGTATTCGAAACTACATACAATGGGCTTACATTTATCCTCTTAAGCAATTCATCTGTTGTGACAGAATCGTAGGGGGATAAAACTGCAAGCTTGTCCTTAACTTGTTCGTACAATGTATGCCAGTCCTCATAAACCTCATAAGTTATAGGTAAGCTCATAGTACGTTCTCCCTTGTAGACTTTGTATAGGTGATCTGTTAGGTCGATCTTCAGTATTACGCCGTCTAACCAAACTGCAAAATGTACCATAGCTAGGTTTATAAATTATTTTTATGATTTAAAAAGTGTATGAAAATTTCATTTTTCAATTTCCCAGACGATCTATTGTATGAACCTGAGAGACATGTGTGGATTAAGGTCGAGGAAAATAAGGTTGTAAGTGTGGGCATGACCGATCTAGGGCAGTACCTTGCAGGAAAGATATTCCAAGTGTCTGTCCCTAGAAGGGTAGGAGAAAGGGTCAACAATAGAACCATACTGTTCTCAGTAGAAAGTGCAAAGTGGATAGGAAAAATAAGATTGCAAATAGAAGGTGAGGTGGTAGATATTAATGAACGGGTTATAAAAAACCCATCAATAATTAATGAAGATCCATATGGAAGTTGGATTATTAAAGTCTCAGTTACTGACGTAGATCTTGTTAAGAGAGCATTTAAGAACATACAAGATTGTAGAAGCCAATTTGAGGAGGAAGCAAATAGGATTGTGTCATGGAAAAATAGTTCCTGAAGAGAGTCCTCAGAGTCCATTTAGTTTAGCTGGTAGAATACAGATTTATGTTGATGCAGATAATATAATAAAATAAAAAAGCCATTCATATTTTCTTTAAGGTAAATTTTATTTATTTAAATTTAGAGATATAGTATAGACCTATTATGGTAGTAGAAGCTAATTGTGAAATCCCAGAAAACCTATACTATTATATTGATGGAAAGAACACAGTGTGGGTGAAAATAGAGGGAAGTGATATTGCGGTAGTTGGTATAACGGATTTAGCACAAACCATGGCAGGGAAAATTGTGAAGATAAGGATAAAGAAGAAAGGTATAAAAGTAGAGAGGGGAAGACCTGTAGCAACTCTAGAGAGCGGGAAATGGGCTGGACCAGTGCCTGCACCAGTTTCCGGTGAGGTAGTGGATTCCAACTCAGAAGTTGAAAAAAGCCCTGTGATCTTAAACAGAGATCCTTATGGTCAAGGATGGATCGCAAAGATTAAAATTAGTAACCAGGAGGAAGTTAAGCAATTATTAACAGGACAGCAAGCTATACAAAAACTCAAGGAGATTATAACCTCAGAGAAATTAACATGTAAGAGGCTACAGTAATGGGAGACTGGAGATATGTCTCCTTACCTCCCCAAGACGGCTATCATATGATAACTTCGTTTGTTGCTGTAGCAGATTACGTTAACAAGAACGGGAAAAATACCTTAATGACGTTCTATGCCAGGACTCCATTCATCAACGTCGGTGTACATCAAGAGGTCTGGTTGGAAGTAGATCTTGAATGTGCTAAGCAGAATAACATTACTGTTGTGAGAAGAGACATAGGTGGCGGAACAGTGGTAATTACCCCAGGTGAGCATGATTATTTTATAGTAGTTAGAGCTGAAGAAGTTCCAAGAAATCCCTCTCAGTTATACGAGAAATTCTTAACACCAGTGGTTAACGTCCTGAAATCCTATGGTCTTAACGCAAACTTAAGGGATCAGGATATAGTAGTAAACGGAAAGAAAATAAGTGGTAATGGTGCATCAACGTTTGGCAACGCAGTGGTCATAACGGGAAATATCCTTTTTCAGTTAGATGTTGATACTATGACAAGGTGCATAAAAGTACCCTCAGAGAAGTTCAGAGATAAAATGGCAAAGGACATAAGGGATTGGTTAACGTCCCTAGAGAGAGAGTTAGGATATGTGCCACCAAGGGAGGAAATTGAGAAGAAGTTGAAGGATGAATTTGAGAGGTCATTAGGCATAAAATTTGAGGACTCAAGGTTGACTAGGGAAGAGATCGAATTGTGGGAATCGTTAGCTAAAGAAAAAGCTAATGAGGAGTGGATCTACTATAAGGACAATAGACATCCTGATTTACATTCAGAGAGGTGTGTTAAGATCTCCTCATCAGTTGCAATTTGTCACATTGATTATAAAGCCAGAAAATTGTTAAGGATAACAATGAGAATAGTGGAAAAAAAGGTTGATGAGATATCTATATCAGGAGACTTCTTTGTCATGAATCCTAAGAACTTTCTAGAGAAACTAGAGGAGAGCCTTAGAGGAGTAGAGGTTAATAATATTAACAGTGTGGTGCGGAGAATATTTGAAACTGAAAAGCCTGTTATATTTGGATTTTCAGAAAATGATTTAATCAATGCTATACAGGAGATACTCAATAAACCTGAAGTTCAAGAAGTCATTTAGAGTTTCTTTATTTGTATCTCTCTACATCTAGCAAGACACTCTGAGATACTTATAAATTTCCAGTTCGGTGACCTGCTACTGGCTGTAAGACAGTCTTTTACACATTCCTCATTAGATGTTTGTTGCTCCATAATTAAAAATAAACAAAAACAAAAAAGAAAAATTTTTCTCCCTATGATAAAAGAATAAATTAAATGACAAAGGAAAGGGTAAATCAATTAGAGTTAGAGGTCGAAGCAATTGTTGAAGTCGATGGAAAGGAATATAAAGTGGTAACAGTTCCTACAGCTGAGGAATACACAGGTTTTCCTCCCTCATGGGAGTTTGTGAAAGCTAATATGTTAAAATGGAAACCTTACTTTAAAGCAAAAATGCTAAATTTTAATGGTCAATTAATCCCCGCGTTAGAAAACGTCTTACTGAATATGGAGGAGAATATGTATGAGTTTTTACTCGACATATACTATACCTTTAAGGTAAACAGACCCTCTATTGAAACAAATATTAGTACAGTAATCACAAGACAAATAGAAAGGCTTGAAGAAAAATTGAACAGAACCTTCAACGAGAAAGAGAGGACTGATCTTTACATAAAATATGGTATAGAGGCAGCTATCCTTAAGGATATAGGTGTAATAAATTGACAATAATCACATTTACGGCTGAAGGAGAATTTTCGGGGGATAAGGTAACTATAACAATAATGGACGATCAAATTCTAGAAGTTGGAACTTTAGGCTCCAATTATGTTAAACCTGAGGAACTATGTCTAGCTTCAGCGTTGTCATGTCTTATACTAACAGTTAATTACATTGCAAAGGAGAAAGGGGTAGACGTGAAAGGGATAGAGGGTTATATAGAGGGAAAGTTAGATCCTGATGGATTTCAAGGTAAAAACAGTGTACCACCAGGCTTGCTCGAAGTCAATTACCATATCTCAGTTAAGTCTAATGATACCAAGATTAATGAGGTTATAGAGGAGGCTGAAAGGAGGTGCCCCATGAAAGATACATTGACAAGAGGAATAAAAGTGAATATAAGGTGGAAAATAGAAGAGACTAATTGAAAATGAGGTTTAACTCAGAGAGGGGGGATTAAACATGTCTGAGCTACTAAAACCTGGTGAAAGGGAAAGAAATGAAATTATTGCTTACATTCAAGTACTGCTAGACTATTTGAATGATTTCATTAGCAAACATAGAAGTGAACTAATTAAACTTGGGGTTATGAGTAGGTTACTTAAAAATATCTCATTTATATCTATGCATAAATATAGCCCCGAAATATACATGGGAGAATATTGGGATGAAATAGTTAGTGTTATGAATACCTTGAAAAAAGACCCCCAACTAGAGAAAGAGATAGTAGAGATGAACGATATATTAGAGAAAATAAGTGAGTTACGAAAGTCGTTCTTACAGTAGAAATTTAAAAATAGTAAACCTCTTAAAATGTTTTTTCTGAGATTGTAAGCTCAAATCAAAAGTATATCTGTTAACCATGAAATTATACTAAAAAATACGGGTAAGTATAAACTAGAAATTAAAAATATTTCAATCCAATTGTTTTCCTCTGGTCAAGAGGTAGCCAACAGCCTTACTCTTCAGAACGGAGAGGAGGTAGACTCTGGGCTCTGCTTCATTGTTTTAAATTCATAATCATATATTATCATGACATCTGAATCCTTATCAACCTCTCTGGCGCCATTAATATACTTCTTAGCTCCTTCCACATTATCAGCATAACAAACAGTTATTCCAGCATAACCATCAGTAAATTGCCACAATTTACATTCCTGTAAAACGGGTGATATGTCCTCAATTCTCTTAGAGAACATGGAGAATATAACTATGTCTGCCCTTCCTAGATTAATTTCTGGCACTATCAAAATCATCCCTCTGAATCTCATATGCCTGATATGTTTTTCTATAACTCTAGTGTTGATGCCTAACTTTTTAGAAATTTCCGAAGAAGCTAGCCTAGGGTCTTCCTTCAACATTTCAACAATCTTCTTATCTAAACTTGAGGGTTTGAGCTTATACTGAACAGGTAAATAAGTTAACACAGGATCTCCCAGTTCCTTACGCATATACTCTATCCTATCCTTTAACTCAGTTTGACTTGAACCATATATGCCGTAGACATTAAGCCATTCTAGACATCTTAGCTTAAAGGAAATCCAATCAGCGTCTATCTCCTTGTAATTCTTAAAGGCAATATACAGTTGATATTGACCATAAAAGTTAGGGTTAATATATAACTTAAATCCCTTTAAAATATTGCTATCTATAAGTTTTCGGAACCTATAATTTAAACTTGCAGGCGTCAAGTTAAGCAGACTTGCTATTCTTCTCTGTGATATTCTGCCATCTTTGAGAAAAAATGAAAGAATTCTCTTATCTACTATATCCATGGAATCACACTTTCTTAATGTTTTGTTTTATCTTTTCTGCTACGTCTGATGGAATTTCTTTCATACCGTGGGCAGTCTTAGCATGGACCTTCAGTATTTCTAGCACTTCCTGTTCAGAGGACGCATTCTTTACTTCAAATCCACAGTTCATTCCTACGCTACTACAACTAAATTCGTACTTCTTCTTCTTGCCAAATCCAAATACCATATATTATAATTCCGTGAAAGATATATTTATTAATTCATTAAAACTATTCAAACGCCTCTATATATATTTAAAAAACTAATGTTATGTGATAGTAAATGGTAAAGTACACCTTCAAATGTGCGGATGTAGGAATGGACTGCGGATTCGAAATAGTTAATGCTGGAAGTGAAGACGAACTGTTAGAAGCACTTAAATCCCACGCAAAAATGTCACATGGACTAACATCAATACCACCTGATCTAGTAAACAAAATAAAGCAAAACATAAAGAAGAGCGGAAAATACTATTTCGCCTGTAGCAGTGTTGGAATGGACTGCGGATTTGAAATAAAGGCAGCATCTTCAGAACAAGAGTTATTAGAAGAGCTCATGGCTCATGCAAAGATGTCACACGGACTAACATCAATACCACAAGATACCCTAAACAAGATAAAACAAAATATCAAAGTAATGTAAGAAGTTTTTTATTCTTTTTTACCTTATATTCAATAGAATAAATATACACTCTCGGAAGTGACTATTGGTTCTCGAACTATATTTATACATGGAAGAATTCAGGTTTAAATATCATAACGTAAAACAAAAAGAGTGTAACGAGTATGTAGAGTACAGATACAAACCTCATCCTCCTTCTGAACTCAACTAGTCCCCTATAAGTAAGTCTATAGTGGTAAAATTCCAAGAAAAGGAGGAAGGGAGATATAATAAAGGCATAATAAGCCCACTTGGGAAATCCTAACTCCATCCACATATAAGCTCCCGATAAAGCGATAACAAACAAGGATATGATCTCGATAAAAACTAACTTTCTATAGGCTACCAGTATTCGTGAATCTGATAATTTCATAAATTCAATGAGATAATAAGCTCCAGTACTAAGACCAGCCCATCCTATAACTCCTAGCAAGTGGATGTACAACATTAATTCATAGAACACATTGAATTAGTCTGATCATTCTTTAAAAGAATTTATAAAACTGTGATGGACAATCTACCTTAATCTTGGTGATCCTATCAATGTTTCAGTTCACAGAACTGTGGAGAGAAAAACAGAGAGAACTTTTATGCGTTTTAACTTAGACAGTAAGATTAATTTTTAGTTCATGATATATATCTACTTTCAATCTCTGGCAAAACCATAACTACCTGTGATGCCTGGAGGCTACTGGATGATTGAGATGTAGTAGTGGTCGAAGATGTACTGTTCAAGAAAACATTACAGACATTTGTAGGTTTCCCGCCGTCAATTTGGCAAATATATTTAGTAATTAGATTAGCCTGCGCATACACTTGTAGATATATTTGACTATTTGGATCATTAAGCTGGCTTATAACGTAATTCCAATCGTGCCCTGACATGAGACCGGGATTAATTGAAGTACCTACCTGATAATAATACCCTATTATGATGAACGGTATCTGACCCTTACCATATTGGGTCCACATTTGATAAATATTGGTAGGAACGGGTTCTAACTGACTTCCATTTCTAGCCTCGTACTCTATCCCTATAAAAGATATATATGGGCTAGTGTAGTTAGCCTTCACAAAAGTGAAGGTAGGCGTATTAGGATAAACGTCTGTGGAACTAGATTGCATATACTCTAAGCCTGTAAAGTTTCCGAACCTAAGAAGAGCTAATATTAGAGCCCATCGTTCAACTGCACAATAGGGACACCATTCAGCTCCTACGTATATTACCGCAGGTTTACCCTCTGATGAAAAGTTTAATGGAAGAACCTGTAAATTAGTAGGATAAGCTTGTACATTATAACCCTGTTTACTTAACTCAACTAACTCTGGATATATGGAGATATTCTTACCTAAAGACGATGAATTGTTTGAAGAAGACAGTGAAACACCTATAATGACTCCAGTTATAATTACTAGTAAAACTATAACAATAATCTTGTAATACTTAGATGGCATACTTAGGTTTATTCATAAAATCCGATATATTAGTTTGTCGTTAGAAAATTTTTAACTAATTCTTAAGTAAGAAAATATACGCTATCATATTTGATTGGAAAATGAGTAAACACAAGAAAAATACTAGAGCGGTATCTAACGCTGTATTTGTAGCGGTAGCCGTAATCCTTATTATAATTGCGGCTGTAGGTTTCGCACTATATGCCACCAAGCCTTCGACCACATCAACTGTTACTACTACAGTGCCAACAACTGTGGTTTCTACAGTAACCACACCGGGAATGACAACCACCTCTACACAGACAGTTACCGCAACACAGACAGTCACGTCTACACAGACTCAAACAGTTACTTCTACTTTGACTAAGCCTGTTACTGTTAACTCCTCTGGTGCCTTTTACAATGGCCAAGTAATAACGTTCCAGTATACTGCCCAGTTCATGTGTACACCCCCTGCCACAACGTTCTTCCCCAATGAGACTAACCAGAGCAAGGCTGCAATGGGCTGTGAAGTCGGTGCTGGTAATATTTCAGCGTTCCCCAAGAACGCTGCACCAGTGTTTGTTTTAGTCCCTGCTTTTGCAGGTCTCTCAATATTTGGTCCCACACAACTTAATGCAACACCCCAGGGATTCCCAACATTTACCTACAACAATGTGACTTATGTTATTACCACCCAATGTGGTGCTGCTGGGACAATGACTGCCTGTCCTGACCACATGACCTACATCTACTCACCAGCATTTACTGCTGTTGAGCAGGCTTTGGGTATTAAGAACGGTGTGTTTAACCTACCAGAGGGTGTTTTACCAACACCAGCCCACGACCACTTGGTCACATTTACCACAAACCAGAGTATCCCATGGTATATTGTCGTTGTGTTAGTGTTTGACCCCAACATATTCCCCAACCCAATAACAGGCCAATGCCAGGCTATAGTGCCATCAAACACTACTAACCCAACAGCTAACTGTTTGAACAATATTCAGGCTCTTGAGAACGCAATGATGACCTATGATAGTGCAGTTGGAATGGCTAATGCTAAGAACCCAATATGGACTACACTAGTTAACACTGACTTACAGGTTGTTGTGCCAGGTATAACATCACCAAGTCAATTAATGTCAGCTACGAACTCTAACATGGTGTTATACTTTAGCGACCCAGCAATCTACCCATACCCAATATAAAACAACAACAAACATGAATATTAAATCCATATATTAAGTAAATTATAATTTTTTTATATTAAACAAAAAATTTCCATTTTTGTCCTATAGGAACAAATGAATACATTAATCTTACCATGATATATTTTCCACAGTTTTTGCTATTTTCAGCAGTGCCTCATCATGATAAATTTTACCTATTATTTGTAAACCTATTGGTAATCCACTCAATTTAACTGAAGGA is from Sulfolobus acidocaldarius DSM 639 and encodes:
- a CDS encoding radical SAM protein, which translates into the protein MRPLFIYAPNLKRYETDFISSSNGWKSISVTGKYCAFNCKHCGRRVLETMIDGSSEEKLTRELERAVKAGDKGIILSGGSTIRGDVPLWKYGHVISKYADKLTIIAHTGVVRSQDIAVKLKEAGVKVALLDMVSDNTTIKEVLRQPFTVDDYLNSFKYLKQAGIKIVPHVIVGLSTKGIKGDLEAIRLLKEVEPDAIIIVGLMPLLGTPMYNGNQPSPEELITALRFARDTFSNIPINLGCARPRGKDYVKVETFAVDYDIDAIAFPEEETYEYAMSKRKVFLSNACCGNVVLDIISGGVS
- a CDS encoding OsmC family protein → MTIITFTAEGEFSGDKVTITIMDDQILEVGTLGSNYVKPEELCLASALSCLILTVNYIAKEKGVDVKGIEGYIEGKLDPDGFQGKNSVPPGLLEVNYHISVKSNDTKINEVIEEAERRCPMKDTLTRGIKVNIRWKIEETN
- a CDS encoding DUF1059 domain-containing protein, producing the protein MVFGFGKKKKYEFSCSSVGMNCGFEVKNASSEQEVLEILKVHAKTAHGMKEIPSDVAEKIKQNIKKV
- a CDS encoding HAD family hydrolase, whose product is MVHFAVWLDGVILKIDLTDHLYKVYKGERTMSLPITYEVYEDWHTLYEQVKDKLAVLSPYDSVTTDELLKRINVSPLYVVSNTGKTKPSKEPFEILFKITEWDPLDVVMIGSSPLDLLSARFFDSRIKVVCVNRYYDCSKYSPFIMSNDLLSALGSLKRLKIFI
- a CDS encoding lipoyl protein ligase domain-containing protein: MREFRFIVERNSQDYILAGEEALLLSVASGSSPVLRFVIFDPPAVLIGYHQTVEQEVNLEEVRRKNWDVGRRPTGGGTIIMGPWQLGWEIYADKSLLGETPDNAMRLGAEGVIRTLGKLGISANFRPKNDVEIKGRKISGIGAFSEGRYMGVTGTILLDFDVDAMVSVLKLTSEKLKDKLSKDFKDRLTWINKELTSSIDMVDLIKIAKEGFSEALGVELKESTYHKEETETINRLARKYSSPEWIFGMRKPLEGDNIRYLERKLPGGLVKVQIKLAGENLIQSVLITGDFFVEPRTAIYDLEARLKWSRVEDIDNEIKEWYKNVKILGITQEDLINLMKEALK
- a CDS encoding DUF929 domain-containing protein, whose protein sequence is MPSKYYKIIVIVLLVIITGVIIGVSLSSSNNSSSLGKNISIYPELVELSKQGYNVQAYPTNLQVLPLNFSSEGKPAVIYVGAEWCPYCAVERWALILALLRFGNFTGLEYMQSSSTDVYPNTPTFTFVKANYTSPYISFIGIEYEARNGSQLEPVPTNIYQMWTQYGKGQIPFIIIGYYYQVGTSINPGLMSGHDWNYVISQLNDPNSQIYLQVYAQANLITKYICQIDGGKPTNVCNVFLNSTSSTTTTSQSSSSLQASQVVMVLPEIESRYIS
- a CDS encoding DUF1059 domain-containing protein; its protein translation is MVKYTFKCADVGMDCGFEIVNAGSEDELLEALKSHAKMSHGLTSIPPDLVNKIKQNIKKSGKYYFACSSVGMDCGFEIKAASSEQELLEELMAHAKMSHGLTSIPQDTLNKIKQNIKVM
- a CDS encoding winged helix-turn-helix transcriptional regulator — its product is MDIVDKRILSFFLKDGRISQRRIASLLNLTPASLNYRFRKLIDSNILKGFKLYINPNFYGQYQLYIAFKNYKEIDADWISFKLRCLEWLNVYGIYGSSQTELKDRIEYMRKELGDPVLTYLPVQYKLKPSSLDKKIVEMLKEDPRLASSEISKKLGINTRVIEKHIRHMRFRGMILIVPEINLGRADIVIFSMFSKRIEDISPVLQECKLWQFTDGYAGITVCYADNVEGAKKYINGAREVDKDSDVMIIYDYEFKTMKQSPESTSSPF
- a CDS encoding glycine cleavage system protein H, which produces MKISFFNFPDDLLYEPERHVWIKVEENKVVSVGMTDLGQYLAGKIFQVSVPRRVGERVNNRTILFSVESAKWIGKIRLQIEGEVVDINERVIKNPSIINEDPYGSWIIKVSVTDVDLVKRAFKNIQDCRSQFEEEANRIVSWKNSS
- a CDS encoding lipoate--protein ligase family protein, with product MGDWRYVSLPPQDGYHMITSFVAVADYVNKNGKNTLMTFYARTPFINVGVHQEVWLEVDLECAKQNNITVVRRDIGGGTVVITPGEHDYFIVVRAEEVPRNPSQLYEKFLTPVVNVLKSYGLNANLRDQDIVVNGKKISGNGASTFGNAVVITGNILFQLDVDTMTRCIKVPSEKFRDKMAKDIRDWLTSLERELGYVPPREEIEKKLKDEFERSLGIKFEDSRLTREEIELWESLAKEKANEEWIYYKDNRHPDLHSERCVKISSSVAICHIDYKARKLLRITMRIVEKKVDEISISGDFFVMNPKNFLEKLEESLRGVEVNNINSVVRRIFETEKPVIFGFSENDLINAIQEILNKPEVQEVI
- a CDS encoding glycine cleavage system protein H, with protein sequence MVVEANCEIPENLYYYIDGKNTVWVKIEGSDIAVVGITDLAQTMAGKIVKIRIKKKGIKVERGRPVATLESGKWAGPVPAPVSGEVVDSNSEVEKSPVILNRDPYGQGWIAKIKISNQEEVKQLLTGQQAIQKLKEIITSEKLTCKRLQ